The following proteins come from a genomic window of Nitrospira sp.:
- a CDS encoding N-acetylglutamate kinase: protein MNKLIKKANVLIEALPYMRTFRGKTVVVKYGGHAMTDSSLKERFAQNVVLLKYVGINPVIIHGGGPQIDKMLDRLGIEAKFRHGVRITDEATMEIVEMVLAGKINMEITDLINRHGGSAVGLSGKDGGLILSKPLTAKAWAESLDRELDGEDGDGDFGLVGDIEKVDPGLLRNLQEDHYIPVIAPIGTDREGNTYNINADLVAGAVAGALRAEKLLMMTDIKGIRDANGRHLSTVSRKDVQRMMKKGTITEGMIPKVHACLDALAEGVGKAHIIDGRIPHALLLEIFTHKGIGTEIVN, encoded by the coding sequence ATGAACAAACTGATCAAGAAGGCCAACGTCCTTATCGAAGCCCTTCCGTACATGCGAACGTTTCGCGGGAAGACTGTGGTCGTGAAGTATGGCGGCCATGCGATGACGGACTCTTCCCTCAAGGAACGGTTTGCGCAGAACGTTGTCTTGCTCAAATATGTCGGCATCAATCCGGTCATCATTCACGGCGGCGGGCCTCAAATCGACAAGATGCTCGACCGGCTCGGCATCGAAGCGAAGTTCCGCCATGGTGTTCGGATCACCGACGAAGCCACGATGGAAATCGTGGAAATGGTCCTTGCTGGAAAAATCAACATGGAGATTACGGATCTCATCAACCGTCATGGTGGTAGCGCCGTCGGGTTGAGCGGGAAGGATGGAGGATTGATCCTTAGCAAACCATTGACGGCCAAGGCCTGGGCGGAAAGCCTCGATCGCGAGTTGGACGGAGAAGACGGCGACGGCGATTTCGGATTAGTGGGTGACATCGAAAAGGTTGATCCCGGCCTGTTACGCAATCTCCAAGAGGATCACTACATCCCCGTCATCGCGCCCATTGGAACGGATCGCGAAGGAAACACGTACAACATCAATGCCGATCTCGTCGCAGGAGCTGTGGCCGGTGCCCTCCGCGCGGAGAAGCTCCTCATGATGACGGATATCAAAGGCATTCGCGACGCCAACGGGCGCCACCTGTCCACCGTGTCGCGCAAAGACGTGCAACGCATGATGAAGAAGGGGACTATCACGGAGGGGATGATCCCGAAAGTCCATGCCTGTTTGGATGCGTTGGCCGAAGGTGTCGGCAAAGCTCACATCATCGATGGGCGCATTCCCCACGCCCTTCTCCTGGAAATCTTCACCCACAAGGGCATCGGGACCGAGATCGTGAACTAA
- a CDS encoding Protein YrdA produces the protein MIRTFQGIKPTVHKSCFIEETAVVIGDVVMGEHCSVWFNAVIRGDVNYIRLGERTNVQDLCMLHVTHDTHPLIIGNDVTIGHHVVLHGCTIQDRVLVGMGAIIMDGAVIGEDSVVGAGALIVEGTIVPPKSLILGSPAKVKRPVTDKELAWLKESAENYVKYARQYMDDSTKKTGFEL, from the coding sequence ATGATTCGAACCTTTCAGGGCATTAAGCCGACGGTTCACAAGTCATGCTTTATCGAAGAGACCGCCGTCGTGATCGGCGATGTCGTCATGGGAGAACATTGCAGCGTTTGGTTCAACGCCGTGATCCGAGGCGATGTGAACTACATCCGGCTCGGAGAACGGACGAATGTCCAGGACCTTTGCATGCTCCATGTGACTCACGATACCCATCCACTCATCATTGGCAATGACGTCACAATCGGGCATCATGTGGTGTTGCACGGCTGTACGATTCAGGATCGCGTGCTGGTGGGCATGGGTGCCATCATCATGGACGGCGCGGTAATCGGGGAAGACTCCGTGGTAGGAGCCGGAGCACTTATTGTGGAGGGCACGATCGTTCCCCCGAAGAGTTTGATCCTCGGCTCACCGGCAAAGGTTAAGCGACCGGTCACGGACAAAGAGTTGGCCTGGCTTAAAGAATCGGCGGAGAATTATGTGAAGTACGCGAGGCAGTACATGGACGATTCAACAAAGAAAACCGGTTTTGAACTTTGA
- a CDS encoding hypothetical protein (Ribosomal protein S12p Asp88 (E. coli) methylthiotransferase) has protein sequence MIGASPQKTTIGFVNLGCSKNQVDSEIMLGSLVTEGFQLTGDPKQADVVIVNTCGFIEEAKEESINTILEHGHLKKTGTCRILIAAGCLAQRYQGDLLKELPELDAVVGTGEFGKIAEICRNLLAPTKRHRRLWISQPPYLYDELAPRLRLGKQHSAYVKIAEGCNRNCTFCAIPLMRGKQRSRPVESIVAEAHQLAAEGVKEINLISQDTINYGVDLGLRQGLVRLLRELVRVEGLRWIRPFYLYPQQITDDLLDLYAGEEKITKYIDMPLQHINDRMLKRMHRLGDRTAIETLVDRIRTRIPAVTFRTAFIVGFPGETDAAFTELRDYVEQAEFDRVAVFLYSDEEGTSAADLDAKVDRGVMDERRNAILSVQESIMAAKGRAKIGSILDVLIDERSAETEGVLEGRHEGLAPEIDGVVYVDEDSTSSTHVHHPRPEMPFIKPGDFCTIEITDAAGYDLVGRIVGKSVS, from the coding sequence TTGATCGGAGCCAGTCCCCAAAAGACGACGATCGGGTTTGTGAATCTTGGCTGCTCCAAAAATCAGGTCGATTCGGAAATCATGCTCGGGTCTCTCGTGACCGAGGGGTTTCAACTGACCGGTGACCCGAAACAAGCCGACGTGGTCATCGTCAATACCTGCGGCTTCATCGAAGAGGCCAAAGAAGAATCGATCAACACCATTCTCGAACATGGGCATCTGAAGAAGACAGGAACCTGCCGTATCTTGATTGCGGCCGGTTGTTTAGCTCAGCGGTATCAAGGAGACTTACTGAAAGAGTTACCGGAGTTGGATGCCGTGGTCGGTACCGGGGAGTTCGGCAAGATCGCAGAGATTTGCAGAAACTTGTTGGCTCCTACAAAACGGCATCGACGTCTCTGGATCAGTCAACCGCCCTATCTCTACGACGAGCTCGCCCCTCGTCTCAGGCTCGGCAAGCAGCATAGCGCCTATGTGAAAATTGCGGAGGGGTGTAACCGCAACTGCACCTTTTGCGCTATTCCGCTGATGCGCGGGAAACAGCGCAGCAGGCCGGTGGAATCCATTGTTGCTGAGGCGCACCAGCTCGCCGCTGAAGGTGTCAAAGAGATCAATCTGATCTCGCAAGACACCATCAACTACGGTGTAGATCTCGGTCTACGCCAGGGCTTGGTCCGTTTGCTTCGCGAGTTGGTTAGAGTTGAAGGCCTCCGATGGATCCGGCCGTTTTATCTCTACCCTCAGCAAATCACGGATGACCTGCTCGACCTCTACGCCGGGGAAGAGAAAATCACCAAGTACATCGACATGCCGCTTCAGCACATCAATGACCGGATGCTCAAACGCATGCATCGTCTGGGTGACCGCACCGCTATCGAAACGCTGGTTGATCGTATCCGTACCCGTATTCCCGCGGTGACTTTCCGAACCGCCTTCATCGTCGGTTTCCCGGGAGAAACAGACGCCGCCTTCACCGAGTTGCGCGACTACGTGGAGCAGGCTGAGTTCGATCGTGTCGCGGTGTTTCTCTACTCCGATGAAGAAGGAACCTCGGCCGCCGACTTGGACGCCAAGGTTGATCGGGGAGTCATGGATGAACGGCGCAATGCCATCCTCTCAGTTCAGGAATCAATTATGGCCGCTAAAGGAAGGGCCAAAATCGGCTCCATCCTCGATGTGCTCATCGATGAGCGATCCGCAGAAACGGAGGGTGTCCTGGAAGGACGCCATGAAGGACTCGCCCCTGAAATCGACGGCGTCGTCTATGTCGACGAAGACTCGACCTCAAGCACCCACGTACATCATCCCCGCCCCGAAATGCCTTTTATCAAGCCAGGCGATTTCTGCACCATCGAAATCACCGATGCAGCAGGCTATGATCTCGTTGGACGCATCGTCGGGAAATCCGTGTCTTGA